From a region of the Hippopotamus amphibius kiboko isolate mHipAmp2 chromosome 3, mHipAmp2.hap2, whole genome shotgun sequence genome:
- the LOC130849585 gene encoding phosphoglycerate kinase 1-like, with protein MSLSTKLTLDKLDVKGKRVIMRVDFNVPMKNNQITNNQRIKAAVPSIKFCLDSGAKSVVLMSHLGRPGGVPMPDKYSLQPVAVELKSLLGKDVLFLKDCVGPEVEKACADPAAGSVILLENLRFHAEEEGKGKDASGNKIKAEPAKVEAFRASLSKLGDVYVNDAFGTAHRAHSSMVGVNLPKKAGGFLVKKELNYFAKALESPERSFLAILGGAKIADKIQLINNMLDKVNEMIIGGGMAFTFLKVLNNMEIGTSLFDEEGSKIVKDLMSKAEKNGVKITLPVDFVTADKFDENAKTGQATVASGIPAGWMGLDCGPESSKKYAEAVARAKQIVWNGPAGVFEWEAVARGTKALMDEVVKATSRGCITIIGGGDTATCCAKWNTEDKVSHVSTGGGASLELLEGKVLPGVDALSSV; from the coding sequence ATGTCGCTTTCTACCAAGCTGACTCTGGACAAGCTGGACGTGAAGGGGAAGCGGGTCATCATGAGAGTGGACTTCAATGTTCCTATGAAGAACAACCAGATAACAAACAACCAGAGGATCAAGGCTGCCGTTCCAAGCATCAAATTCTGCTTGGACAGTGGAGCCAAGTCAGTTGTTCTTATGAGCCACCTGGGCCGGCCTGGTGGTGTCCCCATGCCTGACAAGTACTCCTTGCAGCCAGTTGCTGTAGAACTCAAATCTCTTCTGGGCAAGGATGTTTTGTTCTTGAAGGACTGCGTGGGCCCAGAAGTGGAGAAAGCTTGTGCTGACCCAGCTGCTGGGTCTGTCATCCTGCTGGAGAACCTTCGCTTTCATGCggaagaagaagggaagggaaaagatgcCTCTGGGAACAAGATTAAAGCTGAGCCAGCCAAAGTAGAAGCCTTCCGAGCTTCGCTTTCCAAGCTAGGGGATGTCTATGTCAATGATGCTTTTGGCACTGCTCACCGAGCCCACAGCTCCATGGTGGGAGTAAATCTGCCAAAGAAGGCTGGAGGTTTTTTGGTGAAGAAGGAGCTGAACTATTTTGCCAAGGCCTTGGAGAGCCCAGAGCGATCCTTCCTGGCCATCCTGGGCGGAGCTAAAATTGCAGACAAGATCCAACTGATAAATAATATGCTGGACAAAGTCAATGAGATGATTATTGGTGGTGGAATGGCCTTTACCTTCCTTAAGGTGCTCAACAACATGGAGATTGGCACTTCTCTGTTTGATGAAGAGGGATCCAAGATTGTTAAAGACCTGATGTCCAAAGCTGAGAAGAATGGTGTGAAAATTACCTTACCTGTTGACTTTGTCACTGCTGATAAGTTTGATGAGAATGCCAAGACTGGCCAAGCCACTGTGGCCTCTGGCATACCTGCTGGCTGGATGGGCTTGGACTGTGGTCCTGAGAGCAGCAAGAAGTATGCTGAGGCTGTTGCTCGGGCTAAGCAGATCGTGTGGAATGGACCTGCGGGCGTATTTGAATGGGAAGCTGTTGCCCGAGGAACCAAAGCCCTCATGGATGAGGTGGTGAAAGCCACTTCCAGGGGCTGCATCACCATCATAGGTGGTGGAGACACTGCTACTTGCTGTGCCAAATGGAACACAGAAGATAAAGTCAGCCATGTGAGCACTGGGGGTGGTGCCAGTTTAGAGCTCCTGGAAGGTAAAGTCCTTCCTGGGGTGGATGCTCTCAGCAGTGTTTAG